In Apus apus isolate bApuApu2 unplaced genomic scaffold, bApuApu2.pri.cur manual_scaffold_34_ctg1, whole genome shotgun sequence, one genomic interval encodes:
- the LOC127396210 gene encoding LOW QUALITY PROTEIN: histone acetyltransferase KAT7-like (The sequence of the model RefSeq protein was modified relative to this genomic sequence to represent the inferred CDS: substituted 1 base at 1 genomic stop codon), with translation MGQPSIPEQRVCKASLNLHQPEITGREILKAARGKQDTLEWLEGAEHRQTYGNTREPLLENLTSEYDLKLFRRAQARASEDVVRLLTPIIPDSKGNKLEVARSFHCYHSPYPEEYACLGRLYMCEFCLKYRKSQTILRRHMAKCVWKHPPGDEIYRKGSISVFEVDGQKNKIYCQNLCLLAKLFLDHKTLYYDVEPFLFYVMTEADNTGCHLIGYFSKKNSFLSYNVSCILTMPQYMRQGYGKMLIDFSYLLSKVEEKVGSPERPLSDLGLISYRSYWKEVLLRYLHNFQGKEISIKEISQETAVHPVDIVSTLQALQMLKYWKGKHLVLKRQDLIDEWRAKEAKRSNSNKIMDPSXLKWTSSLPSVTS, from the exons ATgggccagcccagcatcccagaGCAGCGG GTCTGCAAGGCGAGCTTGAACCTGCACCAGCCAGAGATCACAGGCAGGGAAATCCTGAAGGCTGCCAGGGGCAAACAGGACACGTTGGAgtggctggaaggggct gagcacagaCAAACCTATGGCAACACTAGGGAACCTCTCCTTGAAAACCTGACCAGTGAGTATGACTTGAAGCTTTTCCGGAGAGCACAAGCACGGGCATCTGAGGACGTGGTGAGACTTCTGACTCCTATTATACCTGATAGCAAAG GAAATAAGCTTGAAGTGGCAAGGAGCTTCCATTGCTACCACTCCCCCTACCCAGAGGAGTATGCTTGCCTGGGCCGTCTCTACATGTGTGAATTCTGCCTCAAGTACAGGAAGAGCCAGACAATACTTCGCAGGCACAtg GCAAAATGTGTTTGGAAACACCCACCGGGTGATGAAATCTACCGGAAAGGCTCCATCTCAGTGTTTGAAGTGGATGGGCAGAAGAACAAG ATCTACTGTCAAAACCTGTGTCTGCTGGCAAAACTTTTCTTGGACCATAAAACACTGTATTATGATGTTGAACCCTTCCTCTTCTATGTCATGACAGAAGCTGACAACACTGGCTGTCACCTGATAGGTTATTTCTCCAAG AAGAATTCTTTTCTCAGCTACAATGTTTCTTGTATCCTGACAATGCCCCAGTACATGAGGCAAGGTTATGGCAAGATGctcattgacttca gctatttgctttctaaagtagaagaaaaagttgGCTCTCCAGAACGTCCTCTGTCTGATTTAGGGCTCATCAGCTACAGGAGCTACTGGAAGGAAGTTCTTCTTCGTTACCTGCATAATTTCcaaggaaaagagatttctaTCAAAG AAATCAGCCAGGAGACTGCAGTGCATCCTGTTGACATTGTTAGCACCTTGCAGGCACTTCAGATGCTCAAGtactggaagggaaaacaccTGGTCCTGAAAAGACAG
- the LOC127396211 gene encoding LOW QUALITY PROTEIN: histone acetyltransferase KAT7-like (The sequence of the model RefSeq protein was modified relative to this genomic sequence to represent the inferred CDS: substituted 1 base at 1 genomic stop codon): MDRSPPYVLWKKRQATQGEYKDVLRLCREKIRRAKSQFEINVAAAVKAEKKHFYKSINKRRVLHFSHSQEKLRLQGQITEGSNMIKTIAFGRYELDTWYHSPYPEEYARLGRLYMCEFCLKYRKSQTILRRHMAKCVWKHPPGDEIYRKGSISVFEVDGQKNKIYCQNLCLLAKLFLDHKTLYYDVEPFLFYVMTEADNTGCHLIGYFSKKNSFLNYNVSCILTMPQYMRQGYGKMLIDFSYLLSKVEEKVGSPERPLSDLGLISYRSYWKEVLLRYLHNFQGKEISIKEISQETAVHPVDIVSTLQALQMLKYWKGKHLVLKRQDLIDEWRAKEAKRSNSNKIMDPSXLKWTSSLPSVTS; the protein is encoded by the exons atggaccgttccccaccATATGTCCTTTGGAAAAAGAGGCAGGCCACTCAGGGTGAATATAAGGATGTTCTGaggctatgcagggagaaaatcagaagggcCAAATCCCAATTTGAAATCAACGTGGCTGCAGCTgtcaaagctgaaaagaaacactTCTATAAATCTATCAACAAAAGGAGGG tcctCCATTTTTCCCATTCCCAGGAAAAGCTGCGGCTCCAGGGCCAGAtcacagaaggcagcaacaTGATTAAAACCATCGCGTTTGGCCGCTACGAGCTGGACACCTGGTACCACTCCCCCTACCCAGAGGAGTATGCTCGCCTGGGCCGTCTCTACATGTGTGAATTCTGCCTCAAGTACAGGAAGAGCCAGACAATACTTCGCAGGCACAtg GCAAAATGTGTTTGGAAACACCCACCGGGTGATGAAATCTACCGGAAAGGCTCCATCTCAGTGTTTGAAGTGGATGGGCAGAAGAACAAG ATCTACTGTCAAAACCTGTGTCTGCTGGCAAAACTTTTCTTGGACCATAAAACACTGTATTATGATGTTGAACCCTTCCTCTTCTATGTCATGACAGAAGCTGACAACACTGGCTGTCACCTGATAGGTTATTTCTCCAAG AAGAATTCTTTTCTCAACTACAATGTTTCTTGTATCCTGACAATGCCCCAGTACATGAGGCAAGGTTATGGCAAGATGctcattgacttca gctatttgctttctaaagtagaagaaaaagttgGCTCTCCAGAACGTCCTCTGTCTGATTTAGGGCTCATCAGCTACAGGAGCTACTGGAAGGAAGTTCTTCTTCGTTACCTGCATAATTTCcaaggaaaagagatttctaTCAAAG AAATCAGCCAGGAGACTGCAGTGCATCCTGTTGACATTGTTAGCACCTTGCAGGCACTTCAGATGCTCAAGtactggaagggaaaacaccTGGTCCTGAAAAGACAG GATCTGATTGATGAATGGAGAGCCAAAGAGGCTAAAAGATCCAACAGCAATAAGATCATGGATCCCAGCTGATTGAAATGGACAAGTTCCCTTCCATCGGTGACTTCATAa